The Caldibacillus debilis DSM 16016 genome includes a window with the following:
- a CDS encoding 6-phospho-alpha-glucosidase produces the protein MKKQRLVIAGSGSTYTIGMVMSLIAEKENFPLESLVFYDIDEKRQALNAKATEILLKEYYPELRSFTYTTDKKEAFKNADFVFVQIRTGGLKMREKDEQIPLKYGVVGQETCGPGGMAYGLRSIKDMIELIYDIRKQSPDAWILNYTNPAAIVAEALKREFPDDRRILNICDMPIAIMVSYAKILGLEVWDLVPEYFGLNHFGWFTKIYDKSGNDLTERLKNLIIEKGFKPEDAEIANDPSWIKTFEQARKTLMDFPEYLPNTYLQYYLYPEEMVKKEDPNHTRARQVMEGREKRVRELCRRIIEKGTAAGEDLHADIHGVYMIRAAESLAYNLHQYFIVMVENRGVIPNLPQDAMVEVTCVLTSDGPKPFAVGEIPTFYKGLIEGQFAYEKLVVDAYYEKSYLKLLQALTLNRTVVDTDKARRILDELIEANKGYWPDLK, from the coding sequence ATGAAAAAGCAGCGCCTTGTGATTGCAGGCAGTGGAAGCACTTACACGATCGGGATGGTCATGAGCCTGATTGCCGAAAAAGAGAATTTCCCCCTGGAAAGCCTTGTCTTTTACGATATCGATGAAAAAAGGCAAGCGCTGAATGCGAAGGCCACGGAAATTTTGCTGAAGGAATACTACCCGGAGCTGAGGTCCTTCACCTACACAACGGACAAGAAGGAAGCCTTTAAAAACGCCGATTTCGTTTTTGTGCAAATTCGCACCGGCGGACTGAAGATGCGGGAAAAAGATGAACAAATCCCGCTGAAATACGGCGTCGTCGGCCAGGAAACATGCGGTCCCGGCGGAATGGCTTACGGGCTTCGATCCATTAAAGATATGATCGAACTGATTTACGACATCCGAAAACAATCCCCCGATGCCTGGATTTTGAACTACACCAATCCGGCGGCGATCGTGGCTGAAGCATTAAAAAGAGAATTCCCCGACGATCGGAGAATTTTAAACATATGCGATATGCCCATCGCCATTATGGTCAGCTATGCGAAAATTTTAGGTCTGGAAGTTTGGGACCTGGTTCCGGAATATTTCGGGCTGAACCATTTCGGCTGGTTTACCAAAATTTACGACAAAAGCGGAAACGACCTTACCGAACGATTGAAAAACTTGATCATCGAAAAAGGATTCAAACCGGAAGATGCGGAGATTGCCAATGATCCGTCCTGGATTAAAACCTTTGAACAAGCCAGGAAAACCTTGATGGACTTTCCTGAATATTTGCCGAATACCTATTTGCAATATTACCTCTACCCCGAGGAAATGGTGAAGAAAGAAGATCCGAACCATACGAGAGCCCGCCAAGTGATGGAAGGCCGGGAAAAAAGGGTTCGGGAACTATGCCGGCGCATCATTGAAAAAGGTACGGCTGCCGGGGAAGACCTTCACGCGGATATTCACGGCGTCTACATGATCCGTGCCGCAGAATCGCTGGCGTATAACTTGCATCAATATTTTATCGTCATGGTGGAAAACAGGGGGGTCATTCCGAATCTCCCGCAAGATGCCATGGTGGAAGTCACGTGCGTGTTAACGAGCGACGGCCCGAAGCCCTTCGCCGTCGGTGAAATCCCGACCTTTTACAAAGGCTTAATCGAGGGGCAATTCGCCTATGAAAAATTAGTGGTCGACGCCTACTATGAAAAAAGTTATTTGAAACTCCTGCAAGCTTTAACCTTGAATCGGACGGTGGTCGACACGGATAAGGCGAGACGGATTCTCGATGAACTGATCGAGGCAAACAAAGGCTATTGGCCGGATTTGAAATAA
- a CDS encoding alpha/beta fold hydrolase, with the protein MWQREMADTRRGKFEIFTRGEGSPLCITHFYSEFNERGYYFADAFTGHFKVYLTNLKEAGNSCKADSERELGMEETCKDLESVREALGIEKWGFAGHSAGGMLGLVYAAIFPRSLTKILIGGASASKDYMEHEGSMYSPKSPLNKRLKALFSILKSPSSAKEERAKAMREWTEMSLYRPEKFEDYFSRPSSGRVVQNRLDYFSFHELPNYDIREKLKHVPVPAFIYCGRYDAQCPLPFSEEIHRLLPDSKLFVFNQSNHVPFLEEEDLFKEMVRQFAELGNA; encoded by the coding sequence ATGTGGCAAAGAGAAATGGCGGATACCCGCAGGGGAAAGTTCGAGATATTCACCCGGGGCGAGGGCAGCCCGCTCTGCATTACCCATTTCTATAGCGAATTCAACGAACGGGGCTATTATTTTGCCGATGCATTTACCGGCCATTTCAAAGTTTATCTCACCAACTTGAAAGAGGCGGGAAACTCTTGCAAAGCGGATTCGGAGCGGGAACTGGGCATGGAAGAAACATGCAAGGATTTGGAATCCGTCCGGGAAGCGCTCGGCATCGAGAAATGGGGATTCGCCGGCCATTCCGCCGGCGGGATGCTCGGGCTGGTCTATGCGGCCATTTTCCCCCGTTCCTTAACAAAAATCTTGATCGGCGGGGCCTCCGCAAGCAAGGATTACATGGAACATGAAGGCAGCATGTACAGTCCGAAAAGCCCATTGAACAAAAGGCTGAAAGCCTTGTTTTCCATCCTGAAATCCCCGTCATCCGCGAAGGAAGAACGGGCAAAGGCCATGAGGGAATGGACGGAAATGTCCCTTTACAGGCCGGAGAAATTCGAGGACTATTTTTCCAGGCCGAGCAGCGGAAGGGTCGTGCAAAATAGATTGGATTACTTTTCGTTTCACGAATTGCCCAACTACGACATTCGGGAGAAATTAAAACATGTCCCCGTTCCGGCCTTCATTTATTGCGGCAGATACGATGCCCAATGCCCGCTCCCGTTCTCGGAAGAAATCCATCGGTTGCTGCCGGATTCCAAACTGTTCGTGTTCAACCAAAGCAACCACGTCCCGTTTTTGGAAGAGGAGGATTTATTCAAGGAGATGGTGCGCCAATTTGCGGAACTGGGCAATGCGTAA
- the chbG gene encoding chitin disaccharide deacetylase — translation MKKLIINADDFGYSRSVNYGIIDAHQLGILTSTTLMTNMPGAGHAAELAKANPSLGVGVHLVLTCGKPLLKHHKTIADMNGNFRRLDYYKGAFTIDLDEVYEEWKAQIEKFLSFGLIPTHLDSHHHIHSFGNIPEVFLTLAKEYRLPVRGNMPKDWMDTARQKGIKTTDYFCYQIETVLKDHTLEQLFENYDSIEIMTHPAYLDKSVIANSSYAYPRVDELEMLIHPELVRKVKSFTDIKLATYRDI, via the coding sequence ATGAAAAAACTGATCATCAACGCGGATGACTTCGGTTATTCCCGTTCCGTCAATTACGGGATTATCGACGCCCATCAATTGGGGATATTAACATCCACCACTTTAATGACAAACATGCCGGGTGCAGGGCACGCAGCCGAACTTGCCAAAGCCAACCCTTCTTTAGGGGTTGGCGTGCACCTCGTCCTTACCTGCGGGAAACCGTTGCTGAAGCATCATAAAACGATTGCCGATATGAACGGAAATTTCCGCAGATTGGATTACTATAAAGGCGCCTTTACCATCGATTTGGATGAGGTTTACGAAGAATGGAAGGCGCAAATCGAAAAATTCCTGTCATTCGGGCTGATCCCCACCCATTTGGACAGCCATCACCATATCCATTCCTTCGGAAATATTCCGGAAGTCTTTTTGACGCTGGCAAAGGAATATCGCTTGCCCGTCCGGGGCAATATGCCAAAGGATTGGATGGATACTGCGAGACAAAAGGGAATAAAAACGACCGATTATTTTTGTTATCAAATTGAAACCGTTTTAAAGGATCATACCCTTGAACAGCTATTCGAAAATTATGATTCGATAGAGATTATGACCCATCCGGCTTATCTGGATAAAAGTGTGATCGCAAACTCGTCCTATGCTTATCCGCGGGTGGATGAACTGGAAATGTTAATCCATCCGGAACTCGTCCGAAAGGTGAAATCCTTTACCGATATCAAACTAGCCACTTATCGAGATATCTAA
- a CDS encoding GntR family transcriptional regulator, with protein MNRSTPLYRQIASRIKEDIILSNLGKDEAILPENKLAEKYKVSRVTIRRAIDLLVKEGILYKIQGSGTYVKTEKINHDIYKLQGFTEEMLQLQQNPINKILEFRLEYPDRQVRDILHLKEDERVFFVRRLRCVGEEPMILEETYLPEKLFPDLSVEVMSKSKYDYVERKGYQIKERRGEISAIFPNKSLNQLLRTPKDLPLIYMSAWAYLEDGTVFEYTKLYFRSDKYTFKFSSKRM; from the coding sequence GTGAACCGATCAACGCCTCTCTATCGGCAAATCGCATCAAGAATCAAAGAAGACATTATCTTGTCGAATTTGGGGAAGGATGAAGCGATCTTGCCGGAAAACAAACTGGCGGAAAAATACAAGGTGAGCAGGGTCACGATTCGCCGGGCGATCGATTTGTTGGTGAAAGAGGGGATTTTATATAAAATTCAAGGCAGCGGCACGTATGTAAAAACGGAAAAGATCAATCACGATATTTACAAGCTTCAAGGGTTTACGGAGGAAATGCTGCAGCTGCAGCAAAACCCGATCAATAAAATCTTGGAATTTCGCCTGGAATATCCGGACCGGCAAGTTCGGGACATTTTGCATTTGAAGGAAGATGAGCGGGTGTTTTTCGTACGCCGTTTGCGCTGTGTCGGGGAGGAGCCGATGATATTGGAGGAAACCTATCTGCCGGAAAAACTGTTCCCGGATCTGTCCGTTGAAGTGATGTCGAAATCCAAATACGACTATGTTGAAAGGAAAGGGTATCAAATTAAGGAGAGAAGAGGGGAGATTTCGGCGATTTTCCCGAACAAGAGCCTGAATCAATTGCTGCGGACGCCAAAAGACCTGCCGCTCATTTACATGTCTGCCTGGGCATATTTGGAAGACGGCACCGTATTTGAATATACGAAACTTTATTTTCGAAGCGACAAATACACCTTTAAGTTTTCTTCCAAGCGGATGTAA